The DNA region CTTGCAACTCGCGCTTTTGTTTTTTTAGATTATATATCGTTTAAGCTGCTTACGTAATAGTGAAACTCCGCCGTAATTGCGAATCCGGCCTTTTGATACAGGCTTAACGCGTTTTGATTTTGCGTGATCACGCTCAGACGAATGCGGGGCAGCTTTTTCCCAAGAAGCAGCCGCACGGTTTGCGAAAGAATTTCCCGCCCGAAGCCTTTTCCCTGACAGGCAGGAAGGACGCAGAAATCATGAATCACAGCCGTACCGTCCGGAATATGATTAACCCGGACTGGTCAAAATCTTTGCATAGCTGATCCAGCTCTTTATTTTCTCGGGGTACTTTGTGCGTCATCTGGCGATCCCCCTCATCTACGGAAGGAACCACGCGGTTTATGGACAAGCAGGGGTTATCCTCCCCGG from Paenibacillus macerans includes:
- a CDS encoding GNAT family N-acetyltransferase is translated as MPDGTAVIHDFCVLPACQGKGFGREILSQTVRLLLGKKLPRIRLSVITQNQNALSLYQKAGFAITAEFHYYVSSLNDI